In one Shewanella loihica PV-4 genomic region, the following are encoded:
- a CDS encoding WD40 repeat domain-containing protein — protein MSRTRLLHFCTLIACTLLLSACQPKPEVSSLVAEPSYDASLSPQARYLLVSTTSNNLQLWDLSKKTLKYQWLHGKAGGTAIATALSDNLKYAASLSRDSVALWNMDDGQPLGWWSLPANGQCLALADNGTLLIGLTDGSVMSLNHQTDTLIKFLGHSEKVNSVALSADGRWALSGGNDNKVFLWQANTGQPLHQWQLPSRVLEVSLSQDASLAFAADSTNKADIWQTQTGKPVSSLKIKRRTMNFSTARFTKDNQTLLTGTPAREVSVWRVADGKMRANWQVTRTERAQIKGAVVYSVAETINGQIISFSSNGLLETWPKPD, from the coding sequence ATGAGCAGAACCAGATTGCTACATTTTTGTACACTGATTGCTTGTACACTCCTGCTGAGCGCTTGCCAGCCTAAGCCCGAGGTGAGCAGCCTGGTCGCCGAACCCAGCTATGACGCCAGCCTCTCCCCCCAGGCCCGATATCTGTTAGTCAGCACCACCAGCAACAACCTACAGCTCTGGGACCTCAGCAAGAAAACGCTTAAATATCAGTGGCTCCACGGTAAAGCGGGCGGCACGGCGATAGCCACGGCCCTGTCGGACAACCTGAAATATGCCGCCTCCCTCAGCCGCGACTCGGTGGCCCTGTGGAACATGGACGACGGTCAACCCTTGGGATGGTGGTCCCTGCCCGCCAACGGTCAGTGTCTGGCGCTGGCCGATAACGGTACCCTGCTCATCGGCCTCACCGACGGCAGCGTCATGTCGCTCAATCACCAGACAGATACCCTGATCAAATTTCTCGGCCACAGCGAAAAGGTCAACAGCGTCGCCCTGTCCGCCGACGGCCGCTGGGCGCTGTCGGGCGGCAACGACAATAAAGTCTTCCTCTGGCAGGCCAACACGGGCCAGCCTTTGCACCAGTGGCAACTCCCCAGCCGGGTATTAGAGGTGAGCCTGAGTCAAGATGCCAGCCTGGCGTTTGCCGCCGACAGCACCAACAAGGCCGACATCTGGCAGACCCAGACAGGTAAACCTGTGTCGTCGCTTAAAATAAAACGCCGCACAATGAACTTTTCCACCGCGCGCTTTACCAAAGATAATCAGACACTGCTAACGGGCACTCCCGCCAGAGAAGTGAGCGTTTGGCGGGTAGCCGATGGAAAAATGCGCGCCAACTGGCAAGTTACCCGCACCGAGCGTGCCCAAATCAAGGGCGCCGTTGTATACTCTGTGGCTGAAACCATTAATGGGCAGATCATCAGCTTTAGCAGCAATGGCTTGCTGGAGACCTGGCCCAAGCCCGATTGA
- a CDS encoding COG3014 family protein encodes MPHQSSPHNRVSSRYRAAFAGALLSLTLSGCAFNSVFISYPSQLAPVKAELGRQGDAALYRQFDDAITGQDGLLYAQEAGRIAQITGNFEASKAYYRQAVDAYQKFDEQAVISASDLGATASSLFINDNVIPYRGPGYERIMLHQYQALNYLFSRDSQGALVEVRRSNELQQSEQARYQKSQASVQAMANGTIDAEVNRLGQAAGTTTSSFLNAYSYYTTGLLHELLGEENDAFIDYRKAAQISPDNPYLQQDLVRLAKKLAMPQYEEFKRRWGDAKLAKAGQGQVVILLERGFVPEKQSFTVPFRIHGNWQTASLATYAPGRVSAPQGEIVGLGTVLQTAPLANIDALAITALKEELPSALFRQAARIYAKAEMARSVRSESKRRNDEFDAGAIAMQIFNVVTEQADRRSWLTLPKQAQLGRRYLDAGQYQIRLGQSQTQAIDVQSDKTTLIWIIETGNFTRFYSIII; translated from the coding sequence ATGCCACACCAAAGCAGCCCCCATAACCGAGTCTCAAGTCGATACCGCGCGGCATTTGCCGGCGCGCTCTTGTCGCTCACCCTATCGGGCTGCGCCTTTAACAGCGTGTTCATCAGCTACCCCTCTCAGTTGGCACCGGTGAAGGCCGAGCTCGGCAGGCAAGGCGATGCCGCCCTCTATCGACAGTTCGACGATGCCATCACGGGACAAGATGGGCTGCTGTACGCCCAGGAAGCGGGGCGTATCGCCCAGATCACCGGCAACTTCGAGGCCAGCAAAGCCTATTACCGGCAGGCGGTCGATGCCTACCAGAAGTTTGATGAGCAGGCGGTGATCAGCGCATCCGACCTTGGCGCCACCGCCAGCAGTTTGTTTATCAACGACAATGTGATCCCCTATCGCGGCCCAGGTTATGAGCGCATCATGCTGCACCAATATCAGGCCTTAAACTATCTCTTTAGCCGAGACAGTCAGGGGGCACTGGTGGAGGTCAGGCGCAGCAACGAGCTACAACAGAGCGAGCAGGCCAGATACCAGAAATCCCAGGCCTCGGTGCAGGCGATGGCCAACGGCACCATAGACGCCGAGGTCAATCGACTCGGGCAGGCGGCAGGCACCACCACTAGTTCCTTCCTCAACGCCTATAGTTACTACACCACAGGCCTGCTGCATGAGCTGCTAGGGGAAGAGAACGACGCCTTCATCGATTATCGCAAGGCGGCGCAGATAAGCCCTGACAACCCCTATCTGCAGCAAGATCTGGTGCGTCTGGCCAAGAAACTGGCCATGCCACAGTATGAAGAGTTTAAGCGTCGTTGGGGCGACGCCAAGCTGGCAAAGGCAGGACAGGGCCAGGTGGTGATCCTGCTCGAGCGGGGATTTGTCCCCGAGAAGCAAAGCTTTACCGTGCCGTTTCGTATCCACGGCAACTGGCAGACAGCATCCCTGGCCACCTATGCCCCGGGCAGGGTAAGCGCGCCTCAAGGGGAGATCGTCGGCCTAGGCACAGTGCTACAAACGGCGCCACTCGCCAATATCGACGCCCTGGCGATCACCGCCCTCAAGGAGGAGCTCCCCAGCGCCCTGTTTCGCCAGGCCGCGAGGATCTACGCCAAGGCAGAGATGGCCCGCAGCGTGCGCAGTGAATCTAAGCGGCGCAATGATGAGTTCGATGCCGGCGCCATCGCCATGCAGATCTTTAACGTGGTCACAGAGCAGGCCGACAGGCGTAGCTGGTTGACCCTGCCCAAGCAGGCACAGTTAGGACGGCGTTATCTGGATGCGGGCCAGTATCAAATCCGCCTGGGGCAGTCCCAGACGCAAGCGATTGACGTACAAAGCGATAAAACCACATTAATTTGGATAATTGAGACTGGTAATTTCACCCGTTTTTATTCAATAATCATCTAA
- a CDS encoding ERAP1-like C-terminal domain-containing protein has protein sequence MRLFSLCASLLLCLLIGACQSTSPGSNQRSEKSLGISASVAKQRASRVSQVSYQLHLDLTQARRFKGEAQIQFQLADTQQALSLDLEQALISQLVINGQKLYPNYDGHTLVIPASLLQGGANLIKVDFSSPYSHEDQGLIEFIDPKDGLRYLYSHFLPSSAQTLAPQFDQPDLRASYRLSVLAPSDWQVASAAKVQSHQPMGESHQALDESRQTVGENHQPAGENSLWQFMQSEPVSPHNFSLLAGPYQTWQSEAEGIALLLFARQSQAESIDAETWLSQTQQALSHYQQRLGSKYPFGHYTQAIVPHLPSEFRASQAQTAFDERNLPQGTPRREILRALAEQWLGNLVTLKWWDQLWLNQSLAYLVADDGEAQLFGQTQADEQQSFIRSPEQVEQQIANSLELFSQDPLPSQNKAIAQLNQLKFMLGDTNFYQGIGNYLERFALQNADLNDFISSLEQVTKQPLSQWSQAAFKRAGVTRLEAEFSCAGDRISRFDLKQHNGDLASTQRVKLGLFTLGRHGLHKNLVSEVNYQGASTEVKRLKGVRCPDLVFSNYQNKAYVRVKLDKASLETALLHLGSLEESDLRRMLWQSLWESVLAGELPLPRFIGSTLVNLPAETDPQVLVSAQDQLKQAKALLEQMSPNQQRYSRQALNAIAQMSLRLTISNKADPALQSLWFDNYLHFAVSHQAKSHLAALLDERESLPGITLTPERRWQIITHLNRYDYPGSERLLLKEKQKDTSPEGQAAALGALVARPSAKEKRQWFERIQAHSKESDPQLLEKLTQVMRHLYPSEQKAPSQASAEQRLAELAEVDKRNSQAFMQSYTANLLPRSCSYASLLRLQALLDKPEGYSPTTLRGINRTIAAEQECIRVQEAMQPNP, from the coding sequence TTGAGACTGTTTTCCCTGTGCGCTAGCCTCCTCCTCTGCCTCCTTATCGGCGCATGTCAAAGCACCTCCCCCGGCAGCAACCAGCGCAGCGAAAAGTCCCTCGGCATCAGCGCCAGTGTCGCCAAGCAGCGTGCCAGCAGAGTTAGTCAGGTCAGCTACCAGCTGCACCTCGACCTTACCCAGGCGAGACGCTTCAAGGGCGAGGCGCAGATCCAGTTTCAGTTAGCCGATACCCAGCAGGCCTTGAGCCTAGATCTGGAGCAGGCGCTCATCAGTCAACTTGTCATCAACGGCCAGAAACTTTACCCCAACTATGATGGCCACACTCTGGTGATCCCGGCCAGCCTGTTACAGGGCGGCGCCAACCTGATAAAGGTGGACTTTAGCAGTCCCTACAGCCATGAAGACCAAGGGCTTATCGAGTTTATCGACCCCAAGGATGGTCTTCGCTATCTCTACAGCCATTTCCTGCCCTCCAGCGCCCAGACCCTGGCGCCGCAGTTTGATCAGCCAGATCTCAGGGCCAGCTATCGGCTGAGCGTGTTGGCACCCAGCGACTGGCAAGTCGCCAGCGCGGCCAAGGTGCAGAGCCATCAGCCAATGGGCGAGAGCCATCAGGCATTAGATGAGAGCCGTCAGACTGTGGGCGAGAACCATCAGCCAGCAGGCGAAAACAGTCTTTGGCAGTTTATGCAGAGCGAGCCGGTCAGCCCCCATAACTTCTCCCTGCTCGCGGGGCCTTATCAAACCTGGCAGAGTGAGGCCGAGGGCATAGCGCTGCTGCTGTTCGCCCGTCAGTCCCAGGCAGAATCAATCGATGCCGAGACCTGGCTGTCACAAACCCAGCAGGCCCTTAGCCATTATCAGCAGCGTCTTGGCAGCAAGTACCCCTTCGGTCACTACACCCAGGCAATCGTGCCTCACCTGCCGAGTGAGTTTCGCGCCAGTCAGGCTCAGACCGCCTTCGATGAGCGAAACCTGCCCCAGGGCACACCTCGCCGTGAGATCCTGCGGGCATTGGCCGAGCAGTGGCTGGGCAATCTGGTCACCCTCAAGTGGTGGGATCAGCTCTGGCTCAATCAGAGTCTGGCCTATCTGGTTGCCGACGACGGCGAGGCCCAGCTGTTTGGCCAGACTCAGGCCGATGAGCAACAGAGTTTTATCCGCAGCCCAGAGCAGGTGGAGCAGCAGATCGCCAACAGCCTGGAGCTGTTTTCGCAAGATCCCCTGCCGAGTCAAAACAAGGCGATCGCCCAACTTAATCAGCTGAAATTTATGCTGGGCGATACCAACTTCTATCAGGGCATTGGCAATTATCTCGAGCGCTTTGCCCTGCAAAATGCCGACCTGAATGACTTTATTTCGAGCCTAGAGCAGGTTACCAAACAGCCCCTGAGCCAATGGAGCCAGGCGGCCTTTAAGCGCGCCGGCGTTACCCGCCTTGAGGCAGAGTTCAGCTGCGCAGGCGATCGCATATCGCGCTTTGACCTCAAACAACATAACGGCGATCTGGCTAGCACACAGAGGGTCAAGCTAGGTCTGTTTACCCTGGGGCGACATGGCCTGCACAAGAATCTGGTGAGCGAAGTCAATTACCAGGGCGCGAGCACCGAGGTCAAGCGCCTCAAAGGAGTGCGCTGTCCCGACTTGGTGTTTAGCAACTATCAGAACAAGGCCTACGTCAGGGTCAAGCTGGACAAGGCCTCTCTCGAGACGGCCCTCTTGCACCTTGGCAGCCTGGAAGAATCCGATCTCAGACGCATGCTGTGGCAATCCCTGTGGGAGTCTGTGCTGGCGGGCGAACTGCCCCTGCCCCGCTTTATCGGCAGCACCCTGGTGAACCTGCCAGCTGAAACCGATCCCCAGGTGCTGGTCAGTGCTCAAGACCAGCTTAAACAGGCCAAGGCCCTGCTGGAGCAGATGAGTCCCAATCAGCAGCGCTATAGCCGTCAGGCCCTCAACGCCATCGCCCAGATGAGCCTGCGCCTGACCATCAGCAACAAGGCTGATCCCGCGCTGCAATCTCTGTGGTTCGACAACTACCTGCATTTTGCCGTCAGTCATCAAGCCAAGAGTCACCTTGCTGCGCTGCTCGATGAGAGAGAGTCACTGCCCGGCATCACGCTCACGCCAGAGCGCCGCTGGCAGATAATCACCCACCTTAATCGCTATGACTATCCAGGCAGTGAACGCCTGCTGCTCAAGGAGAAACAGAAGGATACTTCGCCCGAGGGGCAAGCGGCGGCGCTCGGCGCCCTGGTGGCCCGTCCCAGCGCCAAGGAGAAACGCCAGTGGTTCGAGCGAATCCAGGCTCACAGCAAGGAGAGCGATCCTCAGCTGCTGGAGAAATTAACTCAGGTGATGCGCCACCTCTACCCCAGCGAGCAGAAGGCCCCGAGTCAGGCCAGCGCCGAGCAGCGTCTGGCAGAACTTGCCGAGGTGGACAAACGCAACAGCCAGGCATTCATGCAGAGCTACACGGCTAACCTGCTGCCCAGAAGCTGCAGTTACGCCAGCCTGCTCAGGCTGCAGGCACTGCTCGATAAACCAGAGGGCTATAGCCCAACGACCCTGAGAGGCATCAATCGGACCATAGCCGCCGAGCAAGAATGTATCCGGGTGCAAGAGGCGATGCAGCCAAATCCCTAA
- a CDS encoding alkaline phosphatase D family protein has protein sequence MKTNYSRRDFLAMSAKGVGAAVVSYGLMGCSSSDDDKQETAPKVQFLHGIASGDPTPSAVILWTRVTPDTDGDVKVGWEIASDANFTQMISNGETTTNADRDYTVKVDAIGLDSGTAYYYRFMSGEQVSSVGMTKTLPEGAVEQVKLAVMSCANFPAGYFNVYELAGQQEGLDAVVHLGDYIYEYGRGGYASEHAAELGREVLPAGELFTLSDYRTRYGQYRSDESLQTLHAKVPFITVWDDHEVANDTWSGGAENHNEGEGDFEARKMGALQAYFEWLPIRPWREGNHEEIYRSFSFGDLVDLHMLDTRVLARDKQLDYADYVDATTGAMDSARFMADVTSTERTLLGAEQLQWLQASLLGATGKWQVLGQQILMGTMMLPAAIAMQKLSVYEYAELGALAQLAARAAANDPTLTPQEYSFLIGNQYKLTPEVMALLQLPSIPYNLDAWDGYAYEREVILATAKQKGANLVVIAGDTHNAWANELKDSHGDLVGVEYATSSVSSPGLEYYLGIPADQQSVTEAGVVDLVDGLKYTNLRDRGFMVLTFTSEAVRSDWHFVDTILDSEFSEATEKHYAAMTMAGEPKITAA, from the coding sequence ATGAAAACCAATTATTCTCGCAGGGATTTTCTGGCCATGTCGGCCAAGGGTGTGGGTGCCGCCGTTGTCTCCTATGGCCTGATGGGCTGTTCAAGCAGTGACGACGATAAGCAAGAAACCGCCCCTAAGGTTCAATTTCTACACGGTATCGCCAGTGGTGACCCTACCCCCAGCGCAGTGATCCTCTGGACTCGAGTAACCCCTGACACCGACGGTGATGTCAAGGTGGGTTGGGAGATAGCTTCCGACGCCAATTTTACCCAGATGATCTCAAACGGCGAGACCACCACTAACGCCGATCGCGATTACACAGTGAAGGTCGATGCCATCGGCCTGGATTCGGGTACCGCTTATTATTATCGCTTCATGTCGGGTGAGCAGGTCTCAAGTGTCGGCATGACCAAGACGCTGCCAGAAGGTGCCGTCGAGCAGGTCAAGCTGGCGGTGATGTCTTGCGCCAACTTCCCAGCCGGTTACTTCAACGTCTATGAGCTGGCGGGTCAGCAGGAAGGGCTGGACGCCGTGGTGCACCTGGGTGACTACATCTATGAGTATGGCCGCGGCGGTTATGCCAGCGAACATGCTGCCGAGCTTGGTCGTGAAGTACTGCCTGCCGGTGAACTCTTTACCCTGTCAGACTATCGCACCCGTTACGGTCAATACCGCAGCGACGAGTCTCTACAGACCCTGCATGCCAAAGTGCCTTTCATCACAGTTTGGGATGACCATGAGGTGGCAAACGACACCTGGTCTGGCGGCGCCGAAAACCACAACGAGGGTGAGGGCGACTTCGAGGCCCGTAAGATGGGCGCCCTGCAAGCCTATTTCGAATGGCTGCCTATCCGTCCATGGCGCGAGGGCAACCACGAGGAAATTTATCGCTCATTCAGCTTCGGCGATCTGGTCGACCTGCACATGCTAGACACTCGCGTACTGGCTCGTGACAAGCAGCTGGACTACGCCGACTATGTCGATGCCACCACAGGTGCCATGGACAGTGCCCGCTTCATGGCGGATGTCACCAGCACAGAGCGGACTTTGCTGGGGGCCGAGCAGCTACAGTGGTTGCAGGCCAGCCTGCTGGGCGCCACGGGTAAGTGGCAGGTGCTGGGACAACAGATATTGATGGGCACCATGATGCTGCCGGCCGCGATCGCCATGCAGAAGCTCTCTGTCTATGAATATGCCGAGCTAGGCGCGTTGGCGCAGCTGGCGGCCCGTGCGGCGGCCAATGATCCGACCCTGACGCCACAGGAATACAGCTTCCTCATAGGTAACCAGTACAAGTTGACGCCTGAGGTGATGGCGCTGCTGCAACTGCCTTCTATCCCCTACAACCTGGATGCCTGGGATGGCTACGCCTATGAGCGTGAGGTGATCCTGGCAACGGCCAAGCAGAAGGGCGCTAACCTGGTGGTGATCGCCGGTGATACCCATAACGCCTGGGCCAACGAGCTTAAGGACAGCCATGGGGACCTGGTGGGCGTAGAGTATGCGACCAGCTCGGTATCCTCTCCTGGACTCGAGTATTACCTCGGCATTCCCGCCGACCAGCAGAGCGTGACCGAGGCCGGCGTCGTCGACCTGGTCGATGGCCTCAAGTACACCAACTTAAGGGATCGCGGTTTCATGGTGCTGACCTTCACCTCTGAGGCGGTGCGCAGCGACTGGCACTTTGTCGATACCATTCTCGACAGCGAGTTCAGCGAGGCGACTGAGAAGCATTACGCGGCGATGACCATGGCGGGTGAGCCTAAGATCACTGCGGCATAA
- a CDS encoding SlyX family protein, which translates to MVQLEQRIEDLEMKLAFQDDTIESLNQQVIRLNDLLADQQEKLRLLTSKLSQVEPSNIASQAEETPPPHY; encoded by the coding sequence TTGGTGCAACTAGAACAACGAATCGAAGATCTTGAGATGAAACTGGCTTTTCAGGATGACACCATAGAGTCACTGAACCAGCAGGTGATCAGGCTCAATGACCTGCTGGCGGACCAACAGGAGAAGTTACGCCTGCTCACCAGCAAGCTCTCCCAGGTCGAACCCAGCAACATCGCCAGTCAGGCGGAAGAGACGCCACCACCTCACTATTAA
- the lpoB gene encoding penicillin-binding protein activator LpoB yields the protein MKKFNLIFIIAVAIGLAGCQSKVQYGDATEVETVNENFGSTDLQAITAKMVDSMLSFPPVVAMTAKDRPVIFVDKIKNKTSEHIDTESVTDSISNKLLRSGKFRFIDMTKVDTVRKQLDYQNNAGMVDPSTAINFGRQIGAQYMLYGNLSSIVKQDGSTKDVYYKMTMRLMDLETGLIEWSDEKEIRKTKSKSFLGM from the coding sequence ATGAAAAAATTCAACCTCATTTTTATCATCGCCGTGGCGATTGGCCTGGCGGGCTGTCAATCTAAGGTGCAGTACGGTGATGCAACTGAAGTCGAAACCGTTAATGAAAACTTCGGTTCTACGGATCTTCAGGCGATCACTGCCAAGATGGTCGACAGCATGCTGAGCTTCCCGCCAGTGGTCGCCATGACAGCCAAAGATCGTCCCGTCATCTTCGTCGACAAGATTAAGAACAAGACCTCAGAGCATATCGACACCGAATCGGTTACCGACTCCATCAGCAACAAGCTGCTGCGCTCAGGTAAGTTCCGCTTCATCGACATGACTAAGGTCGACACGGTACGCAAGCAACTGGATTATCAAAACAATGCCGGCATGGTCGACCCATCGACCGCCATCAACTTCGGCCGTCAGATCGGTGCTCAGTATATGCTGTACGGCAACCTGTCGAGCATAGTTAAGCAAGATGGCAGCACTAAGGATGTCTACTACAAGATGACCATGCGCCTGATGGATCTGGAAACCGGCCTGATCGAATGGTCTGACGAGAAAGAGATCCGCAAGACCAAGTCGAAGTCTTTCCTCGGCATGTAA
- a CDS encoding phosphoribosyltransferase → MSEKHFITAQELLEDSFRLAAQVYESGFRPQFIVGIWRGGAPIGIAVQEYFDFKKVETDHIAVRTSSYYGIGTDKQSKQIKVHGLHYIVENANADDGLLIVDDVFDSGRSIHALKEKLAELMRLNMPTDVRIACPYYKPKNTAVSLKPDYFIHESEDWLVFPHEVSGLSPEEIANGKGDLKNIKELFV, encoded by the coding sequence ATGTCTGAGAAACACTTTATTACCGCACAGGAATTGCTGGAAGATTCTTTTCGCCTAGCGGCGCAAGTTTATGAGAGCGGTTTTAGACCACAGTTTATTGTCGGCATATGGCGTGGCGGTGCTCCGATAGGGATTGCGGTCCAGGAATATTTCGATTTCAAGAAGGTCGAGACGGACCATATCGCCGTGCGTACCTCCTCTTACTATGGCATTGGCACTGATAAGCAGAGCAAGCAGATCAAGGTGCATGGCCTGCACTATATCGTAGAGAACGCTAACGCCGATGACGGCCTGCTGATTGTCGACGATGTGTTCGACTCTGGCCGCAGCATCCACGCCCTGAAAGAGAAGCTGGCGGAGCTGATGCGCCTCAATATGCCAACCGACGTGCGTATTGCCTGCCCTTACTACAAGCCGAAGAATACCGCGGTATCTTTGAAGCCGGACTACTTCATCCACGAGTCTGAAGACTGGTTGGTGTTCCCACACGAAGTTTCTGGCCTGTCGCCAGAGGAGATCGCCAACGGTAAGGGCGATCTGAAGAACATCAAAGAGCTTTTCGTGTAA